One Gloeothece verrucosa PCC 7822 DNA window includes the following coding sequences:
- a CDS encoding Crp/Fnr family transcriptional regulator, with amino-acid sequence MHSYIPSSNPSHFNLTGQSIFDWAKSHYRDHTFNKDEPIPTRPGLLYFVEQGAIRIVGFTQTNETLPKQSSHSDLSLCEAVFLGFVGAGLPFEIVSQFPISLKAIAHVEATSVIWLYWQDLEHWPDLKQEVFNSFRYQHQRKLLWLSMLGQKRTIDRLLGFLTLLIEEYGQPSDKGYYLPYTLTHAQIASAIGTTRVTVTRLMGRLRQEGLVSLDDDHLIYLP; translated from the coding sequence ATGCACTCTTATATCCCATCGTCTAACCCGTCTCATTTTAATCTAACTGGGCAGAGTATTTTTGATTGGGCTAAGTCCCATTATCGAGATCACACTTTTAACAAAGACGAACCTATTCCCACTCGTCCAGGTTTATTGTATTTTGTAGAACAGGGAGCCATTCGCATAGTTGGGTTCACGCAAACCAACGAAACCCTGCCAAAACAGTCATCTCATTCCGATTTATCGCTCTGTGAAGCAGTTTTTTTAGGATTTGTGGGAGCAGGCCTTCCTTTTGAAATTGTTTCCCAGTTTCCCATCAGCCTTAAAGCCATTGCTCATGTGGAGGCTACCTCAGTAATATGGTTGTACTGGCAAGATTTAGAACATTGGCCAGATTTAAAACAAGAAGTTTTTAACAGCTTTCGCTATCAGCATCAGCGTAAACTGTTATGGTTAAGTATGCTAGGGCAAAAGCGCACGATAGACCGTTTATTAGGCTTTCTGACCCTTTTAATTGAAGAATACGGGCAGCCCTCCGATAAAGGCTACTATTTGCCCTATACCTTAACTCATGCTCAAATTGCCAGTGCCATCGGAACCACTCGCGTAACCGTTACTCGTCTTATGGGAAGATTACGTCAAGAGGGATTAGTAAGTCTCGACGACGATCACTTAATTTATTTACCATAA